From the Candidatus Thermoplasmatota archaeon genome, one window contains:
- the nikR gene encoding nickel-responsive transcriptional regulator NikR — MAEKITRFGVSIEPELLNKFDKIIKKKSYTNRSEAIRDIIRKNIITEESSDPDAVGLGTLTIIYDHRAGLLTNRLLEIQHDHHHEILTTTHIHIDHDNCLEVLVLRGKTGNIQKLADSIKALKGIKHGELVLTKSSP; from the coding sequence ATGGCAGAAAAAATAACAAGATTTGGTGTATCAATAGAACCAGAACTTTTGAACAAATTCGACAAAATAATCAAGAAAAAAAGTTACACTAACCGCTCAGAGGCAATAAGAGACATAATAAGAAAAAACATAATCACTGAAGAAAGTTCGGACCCTGATGCAGTAGGATTAGGAACATTAACAATAATATATGACCATCGCGCTGGCCTGCTAACAAACAGACTACTTGAAATACAACATGACCATCACCACGAGATTTTAACAACCACACATATACATATTGACCATGATAACTGCCTAGAAGTGTTAGTACTAAGAGGAAAAACAGGAAATATACAAAAACTTGCAGATTCAATTAAGGCATTGAAAGGGATAAAACACGGTGAACTGGTATTAACAAAAAGTTCACCATAG
- a CDS encoding DUF1858 domain-containing protein produces the protein MAKEKITEDMTIKEVIDRYPETAMVFAKYNVGCIGCLAASFEKVKDIAGIHGIDIKTLVKDLNKAVQTK, from the coding sequence ATGGCAAAAGAAAAAATTACAGAGGATATGACAATAAAGGAAGTCATTGATAGATACCCTGAGACAGCAATGGTTTTTGCAAAATACAATGTTGGTTGTATAGGTTGTCTTGCAGCATCATTTGAAAAAGTAAAAGATATCGCTGGCATCCACGGTATAGACATCAAAACATTGGTTAAAGATTTAAACAAGGCGGTACAGACAAAATAA